The following coding sequences lie in one Hippoglossus hippoglossus isolate fHipHip1 chromosome 14, fHipHip1.pri, whole genome shotgun sequence genomic window:
- the ift57 gene encoding intraflagellar transport protein 57 homolog has protein sequence MAEYGRRGEEDERGPGAAHQVFVVMECLLEKLKVLNYEEEVLAKHNMKNLTRHYFVSSPYLDSNPGEQFYMFTIIAAWLINEAGRPFTEPQEYDEPNATVSNILAELRAFGVKVDFPPSKLKSGSGEFVCFVLDRLAEEALRRKGFSFKKPTYPTEATEEESVMEDDAELTLSKVEEMIEEPDDDEENMMDLEALKLRTTHTEAELSSKPDEILESTVDAAEWNLEVERVLPQLKVTVRTDNKDWRIHVDQMHQHRDGIKSSLKEAKSYLDKLQEDIGKTLEKVSSREKYINNQLENLIQEYRSAQAKLSEAKEQYQQASGGVTERTRALAEISEELEKVKQEMEEKGSSMSDGAPVVKIKQSLTKLKQEIVQMDVRIGVVQHTLLQAKLKEKSNMTRDMHATNIPEPAAGPFT, from the exons ATGGCGGAATACGGCCGGCGGGGAGAGGAAGATGAGCGCGGCCCCGGAGCCGCTCACCAGGTGTTCGTGGTGATGGAGTGTTTACTGGAGAAGCTGAAGGTGTTGAATTATGAGGAGGAAGTTCTGGCcaaacacaacatgaagaaTCTGACCAG acATTATTTTGTCTCCAGTCCGTATCTGGATTCCAACCCTGGCGAGCAGTTCTACATGTTCACCATCATCGCAGCGTGGCTCATCAATGAGGCAGGGAGGCCGTTCACTGAGCCTCAGGAGTACGACGAACCCAACGCCACCGTGTCCAACATCCTGGCAGAGCTCAGGGCTTTC GGTGTGAAGGTGGATTTCCCGCCCTCCAAACTTAAATCAGGTTCTGGCGAGTTTGTCTGCTTTGTGCTGGACCGGCTGGCGGAGGAGGCTCTGAGGAGGAAGGGATTCTCCTTCAAAAA ACCAACCTACCCGACAGAAGCCACAGAAGAAGAGTCTGTGATGGAGGACGATGCAGAGCTCACCCTCAGCAAAGTGGAGGAGATGATT GAGGagcctgatgatgatgaggagaaCATGATGGATCTGGAGGCTCTGAAGTTACGGACGACTCACACT GAAGCGGAACTGTCCTCTAAACCGGACGAGATTCTGGAGTCGACGGTTGATGCAGCGGAGTGGAACCTAGAGGTGGAGAGAGTCCTGCCTCAGCTCAAAGTCACAGTCAGGACAGACAACAAG GACTGGAGGATCCACGTGGACCAGATGCATCAACACAGAGACGGAATCAAGTCTTCGCTCAAAGAGGCCAAG AGCTACCTGGACAAACTGCAGGAGGATATTGGTAAGACTCTGGAGAAagtgagcagcagagaaaagtaCATCAACAACCAGCTCGAAAATCTGATTCAGGAGTACCGCAGCGCTCAGGCCAAACTCAGCGAG GCCAAGGAGCAATACCAGCAGGCCAGCGGAGGGGTGACAGAACGAACCAGAGCCCTGGCTGAG ATCAGCGAGGAACTGGAGAAGGTGaagcaggagatggaggagaaaggcAGCAGCATGTCTGATGGGG CTCCAGTGGTGAAGATCAAGCAGAGTTTGACAAAGCtgaagcaggagattgttcaaATGGATGTGAGGATCGGCGTCGTCCAGCACACGCTGCTGCAGGCCAAACTCAAAGAGAAGTCCAACATGACGCGCGATATGCACGCCACCAACATCCCCGAGCCTGCTGCCGGGCCCTTCACGTAG